From one Marmota flaviventris isolate mMarFla1 chromosome 1, mMarFla1.hap1, whole genome shotgun sequence genomic stretch:
- the LOC139705222 gene encoding olfactory receptor 7E24-like — MSLSEDQGLQPLLFGLFLSMYLVTVLGNLLIILAVSSDPHLHTPMYFFLSNLSLADIGFISTTVPNMIVNIQTHNDVVSYVGCLTQMSFYAIFICMGYMLLTVMAYDRFVAICHPLHYTVIMNPRLCGFLTLVSFLLSLLDSQLHNLMILQITSFKDVEISSFFCDPSQLLNLSCSDNYSINTGKYVLFALYSFFPISGILFSYYKIISSILRIPSSGGKYKAFSTCGSHLAVFCLFLGTGTAVYFGSAVSHSPRENVVSSVMYTVVTPMLNPFIYSLRNKDIKGALWKLHSRTI; from the coding sequence ATGAGCCTCTCAGAGGACCAAGGCCTGCAGCCCCTTCTCTTTggactgttcctgtccatgtacctggtcacagtgcttgggaacctgctcatcatcctggctgtcagctctgacccccacctccacacccccatgtacttcttcctctccaacctgtccttggctgacatcGGCTTCATCTCCACCACAGTCCCAAACATGATTGTAAACATTCAAACTCACAATGATGTCGTCTCCTATGTGGGCTGTCTGACACAGATGTCCTTTTatgccatttttatttgtatgggTTATATGCTTCtgactgtgatggcctatgacaggtttgtggccatctgtcatCCCCTGCATTATACAGTCATTATGAACCCTCGCCTCTGTGGCTTCTTAACTTTGGTATCATTTTTGCTGAGTCTTTTGGACTCTCAGCTGCACAATTTGATGATCTTACAAATTACCAGTTTCAAGGATGTGGAAATTTCTAGTTTCTTCTGTGACCCTTCTCAACTTCTGAATCTTTCCTGTTCTGACAACTACTCTATTAATACTGGCAAGTATGTTCTTTTTGCCCTATATAGCTTTTTCCCCATCTCAGGGATCCTTTTCTCttactataaaataatttcctccaTTCTGAGGATCCCATCCTCAGGTGGgaagtacaaagccttctccacttGTGGCTCTCACCTGGCagttttttgcctatttttaggAACAGGTACTGCAGTGTACTTTGGATCAGCTGTATCACATTCTCCCAGAGAGAATGTTGTGTCCTCAGTAATGTATactgtggtcacccccatgctgaacccctttatctacagcctgaggaacaaggataTCAAAGGTGCCCTTTGGAAGCTTCACAGCAGGACAATCTAA